The following are encoded in a window of Halosimplex halophilum genomic DNA:
- a CDS encoding glycosyltransferase family 39 protein, translated as MGDDVWTREEATDSYRRYAPVAVVAALTALAAAVRLYGLGQAPILDGEAITGMVARGLAETGTDTLPSGRTYGRGILLTYLARYSTALVGDGPVGLRLPVALFATATVPLVYAIGARTFGRRVGYAAAALQAFSLVTVAWSRTARFYALLQCFVVLAVYCYLRIDELVDPLSDVRIPTDARLRVGVYAAGFALAVAAASYTHRQWLVVPLVVGLALLVPSADEPNRLVYAKLVVWAVVALNVTTLVLAQQLLVPPSLFDFVPGAGVVQSVAIWEHPISGRSVPHFFFSYYPLLTVAALVGIGVALWERTEHTALVLVWLFAPLVLFAYLGENFRFIWRPRYLLVFTPAFLLLAARGVVAATDWAATRFDDTALYRNAALASVVVLLVATPVAQDVRATADPHTLSQLEEPQPDYQRALERVGDARQPGDIIITNRPKKVHYWTGDVDYRGNGHTLQWSGTNNSYHTGAPALETNAEMRDVIESHERVWVVYNPFMPLSADDWIAENLTRYAVVESPFETRFPHGLYDQFEDAEGRMDDERVYVYTKGIEPPGNATGN; from the coding sequence ATGGGCGACGACGTGTGGACCCGCGAAGAGGCGACGGACTCGTACCGGCGGTACGCCCCGGTCGCGGTCGTCGCCGCGCTCACGGCGCTGGCGGCGGCCGTCCGCCTGTACGGGCTCGGCCAGGCCCCGATCCTCGACGGGGAAGCGATCACGGGGATGGTCGCCCGCGGGCTCGCCGAGACGGGGACCGACACGCTGCCGTCCGGCCGAACGTACGGTCGGGGCATCCTCCTGACGTACCTCGCGCGTTACTCGACGGCGCTGGTCGGCGACGGTCCCGTCGGACTCCGGCTCCCGGTCGCACTGTTCGCGACCGCGACCGTCCCTCTCGTCTACGCCATCGGCGCCCGCACGTTCGGTCGCCGCGTCGGGTACGCCGCCGCGGCGCTGCAGGCATTCTCGCTCGTGACGGTCGCGTGGTCGCGGACCGCCCGGTTCTACGCGCTGCTGCAGTGTTTCGTCGTGCTCGCCGTCTACTGTTACCTCCGCATCGACGAGCTCGTCGACCCGCTCTCGGACGTTCGAATCCCGACGGACGCGCGGCTGCGAGTCGGGGTGTACGCCGCGGGTTTCGCGCTCGCGGTCGCCGCGGCGTCCTACACCCACAGGCAGTGGCTCGTGGTTCCGCTGGTCGTCGGGCTGGCGCTGCTCGTCCCGTCCGCGGACGAACCGAACCGGCTCGTCTACGCGAAGCTGGTCGTCTGGGCCGTCGTCGCACTCAACGTCACGACGCTGGTGCTCGCCCAGCAACTGCTCGTTCCGCCCTCCCTCTTCGATTTCGTGCCGGGTGCGGGGGTCGTCCAGTCGGTCGCGATCTGGGAACACCCCATCTCCGGGCGATCGGTCCCGCACTTCTTCTTCTCGTACTACCCGCTGCTCACCGTCGCTGCCCTGGTGGGGATCGGCGTGGCGCTGTGGGAGCGGACCGAGCACACGGCGCTCGTGCTCGTCTGGCTGTTCGCGCCGCTGGTCCTGTTCGCCTACCTCGGCGAGAACTTCCGGTTCATCTGGCGGCCGCGCTATCTGCTGGTGTTCACGCCCGCGTTCCTCCTGCTGGCCGCACGGGGGGTGGTCGCGGCCACCGACTGGGCCGCGACGCGCTTCGACGATACCGCGCTGTACCGCAACGCCGCGCTCGCGAGCGTCGTCGTTCTGCTCGTCGCCACGCCGGTGGCACAGGACGTGCGCGCCACCGCCGACCCGCACACCCTGTCACAGCTCGAAGAGCCACAGCCGGACTACCAGCGCGCCCTGGAGCGAGTCGGCGACGCCCGGCAGCCGGGCGACATCATTATCACCAACCGACCGAAGAAGGTCCACTACTGGACCGGAGACGTGGACTACCGGGGCAACGGCCACACGCTGCAGTGGTCGGGCACGAACAACAGCTACCACACGGGCGCGCCGGCCCTGGAGACGAACGCCGAGATGCGGGACGTGATCGAAAGTCACGAGCGGGTGTGGGTCGTCTACAACCCGTTCATGCCGCTGTCGGCCGACGACTGGATCGCCGAGAACCTGACGCGGTACGCGGTCGTCGAATCGCCGTTCGAGACGCGGTTCCCCCACGGACTGTACGACCAGTTCGAGGACGCCGAGGGACGGATGGACGACGAGCGCGTCTACGTCTACACGAAGGGGATCGAGCCTCCGGGGAACGCCACCGGCAACTAG
- a CDS encoding metal-dependent hydrolase has translation MPDLLAHVLLAYAVCTALSTRYDWGPAAVTVGMLGALLPDLDHLGTILPPGVIYDRFGVLVDWTALQTGGGVLLLILGGVVVAVPDQRRRVFALLSVGAISHLFTDALIRVPDGRSQSVFWPLTPYQPPTPGLYTSTDLWPLVVAAALAAAAWYWCRYRPNTETAEAETT, from the coding sequence ATGCCTGACTTGCTGGCGCACGTCCTGCTGGCCTATGCCGTCTGCACGGCGCTCTCGACGCGCTACGACTGGGGACCAGCGGCAGTCACGGTCGGGATGCTCGGCGCACTCCTGCCCGACCTGGATCATCTCGGTACTATCCTCCCCCCAGGTGTGATCTACGACCGGTTCGGCGTCCTCGTCGACTGGACGGCGCTCCAGACCGGGGGCGGCGTGCTACTGTTGATACTCGGTGGGGTCGTGGTCGCCGTCCCCGACCAGCGACGCCGCGTGTTCGCGCTGCTGTCCGTCGGGGCGATCTCGCACCTGTTCACCGACGCGCTCATCCGCGTGCCGGACGGGCGGTCGCAGTCGGTCTTCTGGCCGCTCACGCCGTACCAGCCGCCGACACCGGGGCTGTACACCAGCACGGACCTGTGGCCACTGGTCGTCGCCGCCGCGCTCGCCGCGGCGGCGTGGTACTGGTGTCGCTATCGACCGAATACGGAGACAGCGGAGGCGGAGACGACGTGA